A DNA window from Branchiostoma lanceolatum isolate klBraLanc5 chromosome 17, klBraLanc5.hap2, whole genome shotgun sequence contains the following coding sequences:
- the LOC136422733 gene encoding N-terminal EF-hand calcium-binding protein 1-like produces the protein MADGEENSASPAGTPTGSVPPKKGMSAFLDVFRRADKNDDGALSWYEFKTYFDDGSLSEGELGELFHRIDTHDTNNIDVGELCDYFSQQLGPFEQVYSALEDLNSSINTALASTAQDYPSMPQEGQFVRRFLLKEVLNQMDSQQRSVDVASEHLEQESGSQEPVDAKVDEEPQLSRARRRDIRRQMSGLSRLDSHEDNSALLTQQVHRLKTLLDNLQSKVRLQPIEEELDMEDGVSLVQLVQRRMEMEEDKEEQFRGALREYLETVEGTDGCINLCVCRTPDRQEIILYEIWAGTQAWKAHVSSQVSKTFQHKVIDLLAQPEQMSTITIPASWLQTDAE, from the exons atggcggacggagAAGAGAACTCTGCGAGTCCGGCCGGAACGCCCACCGGTTCCGTGCCGCCGAAGAAGGGCATGTCGGCGTTTCTGGAC GTATTCCGCCGTGCCGACAAGAATG ATGATGGAGCTCTGTCCTGGTATGAGTTTAAGACCTACTTTGACGACGGCTCTCTGTCCGAGGGGGAGTTGGGAGAACTGTTCCACCGTATCGACACACACGACACCAA TAACATTGATGTGGGAGAGTTGTGTG ACTACTTCTCCCAGCAGCTGGGCCCGTTTGAGCAGGTGTACAGTGCTCTGGAGGACCTGAACTCTTCTATCAACACTGCTCTTGCGTCCACTGCACAG GATTATCCCAGCATGCCGCAGGAGGGCCAGTTTGTGCGGCGCTTCCTGCTGAAAGAGGTTCTGAACCAGATGGACTCCCAGCAGCGCTCTGTCGACGTCGCCAGCGAACATCTGGAGCAAGAGTCCGGATCTCAGGA GCCCGTGGATGCCAAAGTTGACGAGGAGCCCCAGTTGAGCCGAGCTCGGCGACGAGACATCCGCCGTCAGATGAGCGGTCTGTCACGGCTGGACAGCCACGAGGACAACAGCGCCCTGCTGACCCAGCAGGTCCACAGGCTCAAGACTCTGCTGGACAACTTACAGAGCAAG GTGAGGCTGCAGCCAATTGAAGAGGAGCTGGATATGGAGGATGGAGTGTCACTG GTCCAGCTGGTCCAGAGGAGGATGGAGATggaggaggataaggaggaGCAGTTCCGCGGGGCCCTGCGGGAGTACCTGGAGACTGTGGAGGGGACGGATGGCTGCATCAA CCTGTGTGTGTGTCGCACTCCCGACAGACAGGAGATCATCCTGTACGAGATCTGGGCCGGGACGCAGGCCTGGAAGGC ACATGTGAGCTCGCAGGTCAGCAAGACATTCCAGCacaaggtcattgacctcctgGCCCAACCCGAGCAGATGTCCACCATCACCATACCAG CTTCCTGGCTCCAGACAGATGCAGAGTGA
- the LOC136423122 gene encoding bestrophin-4-like → MTTSYSLKVADARFGGFVRLLFRWQASFYKLLYKELLVYLALYSALSATYRLVLNDKQREYFEDISLFCNEHTDLIPVAFLLGFYVSVVFTRWWQQYTCIPWPDRIAALIACSVHGEDHRGRLIRRTLVRYVNLATLLIMRSISTAVYKRFPTMNHVVEAGFMMPGELKDYDKLDSPHNKFWLPLNWFCNLVTKCRKEGRVEDPYTFRSLIEESNNIRGCLAMLYSYDWISVPLVYTQVVTVAVYTFFVSCLMGRQWLDPSKHYPGHEVDLYIPIFTILQFLFYMGWLKVAEQLINPFGQDDDDFETNWCIDRNLQISYLAVDDLYMTNPTLERDMYWNQPDPELPYTEASISNRVMTEPFLGSTFDMRLNVQNMEFTNLHTVAEEPEDNQDSSSSSDNTPVPVPTIVFTEEENLGENEAVPHSSSAPSSPLLSKNAAKSRPRASPRSLRKALLTSKTRAKMEESSVRMKTLDKKRPLSWDGRCSDDSRSAHRDGSVVTSTEENIADITDAQGHVTNRLEVPSSQGWGEESVWTEDEGKPLLQVSEPPKTHAEAGVWIASRGPGAGPRDHASIQDGGPHKIHKHNATNTKDSARGKNHVVRVDDAGLDTVQRLTVV, encoded by the exons ATGACTACGTCATACAGTCTGAAAGTCGCCGACGCCCGATTCGGCGGGTTCGTCCGTCTGCTGTTCCGTTGGCAGGCCAGCTTCTACAAACTTCTCTACAAGGAACTGCTCGTCTACCTTGCACTGTACTCCGCCCTGAGCGCCACCTATCGGCTCGTCCTGAACGACAAGCAGAGGGAGTATTTCGAGGACATCAGCTTGTTTTGTAACGAGCACACGGATCTGATCCCGGTGGCGTTCCTGCTCGGGTTTTACGTGTCGGTGGTGTTTACGCGCTGGTGGCAGCAGTACACCTGCATTCCCTGGCCGGACCGCATCGCGGCGCTCATAGCCTGCAGTGTGCATGGGGAGGACCACAG AGGTCGTCTGATCCGGCGGACCCTGGTGCGTTACGTCAACCTGGCCACGCTACTGATCATGCGCAGTATCAGCACCGCCGTCTACAAGCGGTTTCCTACCATGAACCATGTGGTGGAGGCAG GGTTCATGATGCCCGGCGAGCTGAAGGACTACGATAAGCTGGACTCGCCCCACAACAAGTTCTGGCTGCCGCTGAACTGGTTCTGCAACCTGGTCACCAAGTGCCGCAAGGAGGGTCGCGTGGAGGACCCCTACACCTTCCGATCGCTCATCGAG GAGTCGAACAACATTCGGGGATGTCTGGCGATGTTGTACAGTTATGACTGGATCAGTGTGCCGCTAGTCTACACACAG GTAGTGACGGTTGCTGTCTACACGTTTTTCGTGTCGTGTCTGATGGGGCGGCAGTGGCTGGACCCGTCCAAGCACTACCCTGGACACGAGGTGGATCTGTACATTCCCATCTTCACCATTCTGCAGTTCCTCTTCTACATGGGCTGGCTCAAG GTCGCCGAGCAGCTGATCAACCCGTTCGGTCAGGACGATGACGACTTCGAGACGAACTGGTGCATCGACAGGAACTTACAG ATCTCGTACCTTGCGGTTGACGACCTGTACATGACCAACCCGACGCTGGAGCGGGACATGTACTGGAACCAGCCGGACCCGGAGCTCCCCTACACCGAGGCCTCCATTAGCAACCGCGTCATGACGGAGCCGTTCCTCGGGTCCACGTTCGACATGAG GTTAAACGTGCAAAACATGGAGTTCACAAATCTGCACACCGTGGCGGAGGAACCAGAGGACAATCAGGACAGCAGCAGCAGTTCGGACAACACGCCGGTTCCCGTTCCCACCATCGtgttcaccgaggaggagaatcTCGGTGAGAATGAGGCCGTTCCGCACAGCTCGTCTGCTCCCTCGTCTCCTCTCTTGTCTAAGAACGCCGCCAAGAGTCGACCTCGCGCCTCGCCAAGGAGTCTTAGAAAAGCCCTGCTGACTTCTAAGACGCGAGCTAAGATGGAGGAGAGTTCTGTAAGAATGAAGACGTTGGACAAGAAGCGACCGTTGTCTTGGGACGGTAGGTGTAGTGATGACAGTAGGAGCGCACATCGGGACGGCTCTGTAGTTACCTCAACTGAGGAAAACATCGCGGACATCACAGACGCACAAGGACACGTCACCAACCGTCTGGAGGTACCCAGTTCGCAAGGGTGGGGGGAGGAAAGCGTCTGGACTGAGGATGAAGGAAAACCGCTTCTCCAAGTCAGCGAACCGCCAAAAACACACGCAGAAGCCGGGGTGTGGATCGCAAGCAGGGGCCCGGGCGCTGGTCCTAGAGATCACGCTTCTATACAAGATGGCGGGCCGCACAAGATCCACAAACATAACGCGACGAACACAAAAGATTCGGCCCGAGGAAAAAACCATGTGGTGCGAGTAGACGATGCGGGACTTGACACTGTGCAGAGGCTGACTGTGGTGTAA
- the LOC136423451 gene encoding baculoviral IAP repeat-containing protein 7-like isoform X2 encodes MSSLVHPGGSEEPSLQTSQVPAQDTVVLRRTPTSTAQKTENRRSIAYEVPLGDSPSDDPSEFTREQARLDTYRDWPRDCPVAPAELARAGFYSLRDGDRVRCFVCYRVLRQWCAGDDPLEEHRKHYPDCPFVKGEDVGNVPCCNGEATAATCNGGTETASPNATEEAPKFPQMVAETLRLSTFHGWPHTFLTAADLARAGFFYTLKGGDSARCFHCGGGLKNWQPGDDPWVEHARWYPMCKFVENSKGVQFVQDVLNKYKVGEDIAGNEDFGSGRANRPSKLATPTSPREMTMSWLSPGYEELSAPPAVPWFGDAGPEVNENLPAQPLNVLTAMETEPARTVVAMGHQPDVVQHAIWRRLENNNATFPSTQELLAVVTELEEEYRRAREKLGEGANRPSVAEVMDTEVIASIVAEGYDRGLVQHAVWRRLESAGRGFGSAEEALHAVRGLEEEYSRLKRKKLEEHEGNTLQYSGGAPRGGSMSSNSLQNLGYATSGGKAAGLPNWTVSGQAGAFSGASFSSEGIPHELQSELERLREERCCKVCMDREVELVFLPCGHYACCVPCGEGMQECPMCRACVESKVKVYMS; translated from the exons ATGTCTTCCTTGGTTCACCCGGGCGGTTCGGAAGAACCGTCTTTACAGACTAGCCAGGTGCCGGCACAAGACACGGTGGTCCTCCGCCGCACCCCGACAAGCACCGCCCAGAAGACGGAGAACCGGCGTAGCATCGCGTACGAAGTGCCGCTCGGAGACAGCCCCTCGGACGATCCCTCGGAGTTCACCCGCGAGCAGGCCCGGCTGGACACGTACCGGGACTGGCCGCGCGACTGCCCGGTGGCCCCCGCCGAGCTGGCCCGAGCGGGCTTCTACAGTCTGCGCGATGGGGACCGTGTGCGCTGCTTCGTGTGTTACAGAGTGCTGCGGCAGTGGTGCGCTGGAGACGACCCTCTGGAGGAGCACAGGAAGCATTACCCGGACTGCCCGTTTGTGAAGGGAGAGGACGTGGGAAATGTGCCATGTTGTAACGGAGAGGCGACAGCAGCCACGTGTAACGGGGGAACCGAGACCGCATCACCAAATG CCACGGAAGAGGCGCCGAAGTTTCCCCAGATGGTTGCAGAGACGCTGCGACTGTCCACCTTCCACGGCTGGCCGCATACCTTCCTCACAGCGGCCGACCTGGCCAGGGCTGGCTTCTTCTACACAT TGAAGGGCGGAGACAGCGCGCGGTGCTTCCACTGCGGCGGCGGCCTGAAGAACTGGCAGCCGGGAGATGACCCCTGGGTCGAGCATGCGCGCTGGTACCCCATGTGCAAGTTCGTCGAGAACAGCAAGGGGGTGCAGTTCGTGCAGGACGTGCTGAATAAGTACAAAGTTGGCGAG GACATAGCCGGGAATGAGGACTTCGGATCCGGTCGCGCCAACCGCCCGTCCAAGCTGGCCACGCCCACGTCGCCCCGGGAGATGACGATGTCTTGGCTGTCGCCTGGCTACGAGGAGCTGTCCGCGCCGCCAG CCGTTCCCTGGTTCGGCGACGCCGGCCCGGAAGTGAACGAGAACCTCCCCGCGCAGCCGCTGAACGTTCTGACCGCCATGGAGACGGAGCCCGCCAGAACGGTGGTTGCCATGGGACACCAGCCGGACGTCGTGCAGCACGCCATCTGGCGGCGCCTCGAGAACAACAACGCCACCTTCCCGTCCACGCAGGAACTGCTGGCGGTGGTGACGGAGCTGGAGGAGGAGTACCGCAGAGCGCGGGAGAAGCTGGGCGAGGGCGCGAACCGACCCAGCGTGGCCGAGGTCATGGACACCGAGGTTATCGCCTCCATCGTGGCCGAGGGGTACGACCGAGGGCTCGTGCAGCACGCCGTGTGGCGGAGACTGGAGTCGGCGGGGCGGGGCTTCGGGAGCGCCGAGGAGGCTCTGCATGCGGTCCGGGGCCTGGAGGAGGAGTACAGCCGCCTGAAGAGGAAGAAGCTGGAGGAGCACGAGGGGAATACGCTGCAGTACTCGGGAGGCGCGCCAAGGGGCGGCTCGATGTCCAGTAACAGCCTGCAGAACCTGGGTTACGCCACGTCGGGCGGGAAGGCGGCGGGTCTGCCCAACTGGACGGTTTCAGGGCAAGCCGGGGCTTTCTCCGGTGCCAGCTTCTCCTCAG aggGCATTCCCCACGAGTTACAGTCCGAGCTGGAGCGTCTTCGCGAGGAGCGGTGCTGCAAGGTCTGCATGGACCGCGAGGTGGAGCTCGTGTTCCTGCCGTGCGGCCACTACGCCTGCTGCGTGCCGTGTGGGGAGGGCATGCAGGAGTGCCCCATGTGTCGCGCATGCGTAGAGTCAAAGGTCAAAGTCTACATGTCGTAA
- the LOC136422732 gene encoding uncharacterized protein gives MTDVSRPAVRKSPEPSGRNCKLRARKPPGWRAKPPVPSSSIRFQAVPFTDSTPTRLPPPPAAVPFNNGTPTRLPVPPPALLPAACQSPEVNSHHHDNNQSGASLIPSPSEAVRSVMTGAMRLTGLVRETMVKVTHAASATTSVVTRTCCADNTKTESSHHTATFSSARQTSTESYQMAIPTDDSAEVTPRPRLGQASMMAFPSNESKKTGEQGDTPLTKKCKAVPVRKTAPVRQKSEREPSPEDSPDSQPDQDLRQTYSISQLRKLFGETYSVDKPQQSADFSDTYMVASQGKDLGSTFVIRAVNAEEVSSQPYERESTDTVEDVGAQPFDSVVKAENSDEVDAQPYEWESADTVRAENVEDFHALPFDRNLTFNKGRKLCLMAIPADPHEEEEEDGGPAQGATNAPQPPSLTEAMKSMVVKNIVREGYSLELVRHAVWRRLQAGGLLSGPELLQAVKDLEQEYTAAEKKLGDKDFLKEKEEVNLTLAMEQQVVLCVLSQGHDLETVRHVVWRRLQEGKGPFKSAPELLQGVTDLKREYEKAGKKLDNTEKTFEEKTVEYKDGGGKTVDAVREPLQSANSVADAMASPVIKNVLRAGYDRDLVQHATWRRLETHRENFASIAELLQALKDLEDEIARAKEKLGNDELPNTPPTVVMTTTTPESENTPSTEDIPPSPTADSGTVQPTCKVTTGDNVESELERYREEHTCKVCFDARIEVVFVPCGHYACCGHCADGMVECPMCRRGVDSTVKVFFS, from the exons ATGACAGACGTGTCCCGCCCAGCAGTCCGGAAGAGTCCCGAACCATCCGGACGAAACTGCAAACTGCGAGCACGGAAACCACCCGGTTGGCGTGCCAAACCTCCG GTGCCAAGTTCGTCCATAAGGTTTCAGGCTGTTCCATTTACGGACAGCACCCCCACCAGACTGCCTCCTCCACCAGCTGCTGTTCCATTTAACAACGGCACCCCCACCAGACTGCCTGTACCACCTCCTGCATTGCTTCCTGCTGCCTGTCAATCACCTGAGGTGAACTctcatcaccatgacaacaacCAATCAGGCGCAAGCTTG attcCGAGCCCGAGCGAGGCGGTGAGATCAGTCATGACAGGAGCGATGAGACTCACAGGGCTGGTGAGAGAGACCATGGTCAAGGTCACCCACGCAGCCTCCGCCACGACAAGCGTCGTCACTCGAACCTGCTGCGCCGACAACACG AAGACAGAGTCCAGCCACCACACGGCCACGTTCTCCTCAGCGAGGCAGACTAGTACAGAGTCCTACCAGATGGCTATCCCTACAGACGACAGCGCGGAGGTCACGCCTCGACCCCGGCTCGGTCAGGCGTCCATGATGGCGTTTCCGAGCAACGAGAGCAAGAAAACTGGAGAGCAAGGCGATACACCGCTGACGAAGAAGTGTAAAGCTGTGCCTGTCCGGAAAACTGCTCCTGTTAGGCAGAAATCCGAACGGGAACCGTCGCCCGAGGATTCCCCAGATTCGCAGCCAGACCAGGACTTGAGGCAAACATACTCCATCTCACAGCTGCGAAAGCTGTTTGGAGAGACGTACTCTGTCGACAAACCCCAGCAGAGTGCAGACTTCAGCGATACGTACATGGTCGCTTCGCAGGGTAAAGACTTGGGGAGCACTTTTGTCATAAGAGCAGTAAATGCAGAGGAAGTCAGTTCTCAGCCATACGAGAGAGAGAGCACGGACACTGTAGAGGACGTTGGTGCCCAACCGTTTGACTCCGTGGTGAAAGCAGAAAACTCAGACGAAGTTGATGCTCAGCCGTATGAGTGGGAGAGCGCTGACACAGTGAGGGCTGAAAACGTGGAGGACTTTCATGCCCTTCCGTTCGACAGAAACTTGACTTTTAACAAAGGCAGGAAGTTGTGCCTGATGGCCATCCCTGCAGACCCacatgaggaggaggaggaggatggtgGTCCAGCTCAAGGGGCCACCAATGCCCCCCAGCCTCCCTCCCTGACTGAAGCCATGAAGTCTATGGTTGTGAAAAACATTGTACGAGAGGGCTACAGCCTTGAGCTTGTAAGGCACGCTGTCTGGCGGCGGTTACAAGCGGGCGGTCTTCTGTCTGGGCCTGAGCTTCTCCAAGCTGTGAAAGACTTGGAACAGGAGTATACGGCTGCGGAGAAGAAGCTTGGAGACAAGGACTTCCTTAAAGAGAAGGAGGAGGTGAACCTGACCTTGGCCATGGAGCAGCAGGTCGTCCTGTGTGTCCTGTCCCAAGGTCATGACCTTGAGACCGTGCGCCACGTGGTGTGGCGACGTCTTCAGGAGGGGAAGGGACCCTTCAAGTCTGCTCCTGAACTCCTCCAAGGAGTCACGGACTTGAAACGTGAGTATGAGAAAGCTGGTAAGAAACTTGACAACACAGAGAAGACTTTCGAGGAGAAAACAGTTGAGTACAAGGATGGGGGAGGAAAGACGGTGGATGCTGTAAGGGAGCCGTTGCAGAGTGCGAACAGCGTTGCGGACGCGATGGCAAGTCCGGTCATAAAAAACGTGCTCCGGGCGGGATACGACCGCGATCTTGTCCAACACGCGACATGGCGAAGGCTCGAGACGCACCGCGAAAACTTTGCGTCCATTGCAGAACTCTTACAGGCGCTGAAGGACCTTGAAGACGAAATCGCCCGAGCGAAGGAGAAACTGGGAAACGACGAGCTACCGAACACGCCTCCTACGGTCGTCATGACGACAACAACCCCGGAATCTGAGAACACACCCAGCACAGAAGACATCCCTCCCTCCCCCACGGCGGACAGTGGTACAGTCCAGCCCACCTGTAAGGTGACCACAGGTGATAATGTGGAGTCGGAACTTGAGCGGTATCGGGAGGAGCACACCTGTAAGGTGTGTTTCGACGCGAGGATCGAGGTCGTGTTCGTGCCGTGCGGACACTACGCATGCTGCGGGCACTGCGCTGACGGGATGGTGGAATGTCCCATGTGCCGGAGAGGGGTGGACTCCACAGTGAAAGTGTTTTTCTCATAG
- the LOC136423451 gene encoding baculoviral IAP repeat-containing protein 7-like isoform X1 has product MSSLVHPGGSEEPSLQTSQVPAQDTVVLRRTPTSTAQKTENRRSIAYEVPLGDSPSDDPSEFTREQARLDTYRDWPRDCPVAPAELARAGFYSLRDGDRVRCFVCYRVLRQWCAGDDPLEEHRKHYPDCPFVKGEDVGNVPCCNGEATAATCNGGTETASPNATEEAPKFPQMVAETLRLSTFHGWPHTFLTAADLARAGFFYTCKVKGGDSARCFHCGGGLKNWQPGDDPWVEHARWYPMCKFVENSKGVQFVQDVLNKYKVGEDIAGNEDFGSGRANRPSKLATPTSPREMTMSWLSPGYEELSAPPAVPWFGDAGPEVNENLPAQPLNVLTAMETEPARTVVAMGHQPDVVQHAIWRRLENNNATFPSTQELLAVVTELEEEYRRAREKLGEGANRPSVAEVMDTEVIASIVAEGYDRGLVQHAVWRRLESAGRGFGSAEEALHAVRGLEEEYSRLKRKKLEEHEGNTLQYSGGAPRGGSMSSNSLQNLGYATSGGKAAGLPNWTVSGQAGAFSGASFSSEGIPHELQSELERLREERCCKVCMDREVELVFLPCGHYACCVPCGEGMQECPMCRACVESKVKVYMS; this is encoded by the exons ATGTCTTCCTTGGTTCACCCGGGCGGTTCGGAAGAACCGTCTTTACAGACTAGCCAGGTGCCGGCACAAGACACGGTGGTCCTCCGCCGCACCCCGACAAGCACCGCCCAGAAGACGGAGAACCGGCGTAGCATCGCGTACGAAGTGCCGCTCGGAGACAGCCCCTCGGACGATCCCTCGGAGTTCACCCGCGAGCAGGCCCGGCTGGACACGTACCGGGACTGGCCGCGCGACTGCCCGGTGGCCCCCGCCGAGCTGGCCCGAGCGGGCTTCTACAGTCTGCGCGATGGGGACCGTGTGCGCTGCTTCGTGTGTTACAGAGTGCTGCGGCAGTGGTGCGCTGGAGACGACCCTCTGGAGGAGCACAGGAAGCATTACCCGGACTGCCCGTTTGTGAAGGGAGAGGACGTGGGAAATGTGCCATGTTGTAACGGAGAGGCGACAGCAGCCACGTGTAACGGGGGAACCGAGACCGCATCACCAAATG CCACGGAAGAGGCGCCGAAGTTTCCCCAGATGGTTGCAGAGACGCTGCGACTGTCCACCTTCCACGGCTGGCCGCATACCTTCCTCACAGCGGCCGACCTGGCCAGGGCTGGCTTCTTCTACACATGTAAAG TGAAGGGCGGAGACAGCGCGCGGTGCTTCCACTGCGGCGGCGGCCTGAAGAACTGGCAGCCGGGAGATGACCCCTGGGTCGAGCATGCGCGCTGGTACCCCATGTGCAAGTTCGTCGAGAACAGCAAGGGGGTGCAGTTCGTGCAGGACGTGCTGAATAAGTACAAAGTTGGCGAG GACATAGCCGGGAATGAGGACTTCGGATCCGGTCGCGCCAACCGCCCGTCCAAGCTGGCCACGCCCACGTCGCCCCGGGAGATGACGATGTCTTGGCTGTCGCCTGGCTACGAGGAGCTGTCCGCGCCGCCAG CCGTTCCCTGGTTCGGCGACGCCGGCCCGGAAGTGAACGAGAACCTCCCCGCGCAGCCGCTGAACGTTCTGACCGCCATGGAGACGGAGCCCGCCAGAACGGTGGTTGCCATGGGACACCAGCCGGACGTCGTGCAGCACGCCATCTGGCGGCGCCTCGAGAACAACAACGCCACCTTCCCGTCCACGCAGGAACTGCTGGCGGTGGTGACGGAGCTGGAGGAGGAGTACCGCAGAGCGCGGGAGAAGCTGGGCGAGGGCGCGAACCGACCCAGCGTGGCCGAGGTCATGGACACCGAGGTTATCGCCTCCATCGTGGCCGAGGGGTACGACCGAGGGCTCGTGCAGCACGCCGTGTGGCGGAGACTGGAGTCGGCGGGGCGGGGCTTCGGGAGCGCCGAGGAGGCTCTGCATGCGGTCCGGGGCCTGGAGGAGGAGTACAGCCGCCTGAAGAGGAAGAAGCTGGAGGAGCACGAGGGGAATACGCTGCAGTACTCGGGAGGCGCGCCAAGGGGCGGCTCGATGTCCAGTAACAGCCTGCAGAACCTGGGTTACGCCACGTCGGGCGGGAAGGCGGCGGGTCTGCCCAACTGGACGGTTTCAGGGCAAGCCGGGGCTTTCTCCGGTGCCAGCTTCTCCTCAG aggGCATTCCCCACGAGTTACAGTCCGAGCTGGAGCGTCTTCGCGAGGAGCGGTGCTGCAAGGTCTGCATGGACCGCGAGGTGGAGCTCGTGTTCCTGCCGTGCGGCCACTACGCCTGCTGCGTGCCGTGTGGGGAGGGCATGCAGGAGTGCCCCATGTGTCGCGCATGCGTAGAGTCAAAGGTCAAAGTCTACATGTCGTAA